From one Acidobacteriota bacterium genomic stretch:
- a CDS encoding DUF3037 domain-containing protein: MAERIPCEFFLIRYVPDVVKGEFVNIGVVLREAVREAGAASAETVVRFTRDWARVRCMDAEADTALFEALEGEIADRLRLGAADTKPVMQLLEDTLSNSLQISAPRASLAESIPAELAQLMRMYVEPLKVKQERRRTGRAAIQAAMRSEFERAGVWAMMRKRIAASLYTRPGDPMKLDCGYRAEVNASGIIRMFQAVSLEGDVDGAKGLAWAAPQLRDGVHRVEGTDLELTAIVEPLRAVSSDDENEAIDRYRFGVETMEHEAIRVVTLSDLARMAETARLELRA; this comes from the coding sequence TTGGCAGAGCGAATCCCATGCGAGTTCTTCCTCATCCGCTATGTGCCGGATGTGGTGAAGGGCGAGTTCGTCAACATCGGCGTTGTCTTACGGGAAGCCGTGCGCGAGGCAGGCGCGGCATCGGCGGAGACGGTCGTGCGCTTCACTCGCGACTGGGCACGCGTGCGCTGCATGGACGCCGAGGCCGACACGGCGCTGTTCGAGGCGCTGGAGGGCGAGATCGCCGACCGTCTACGGCTTGGCGCAGCGGACACCAAGCCGGTGATGCAGTTGCTCGAAGACACGCTCTCGAACTCGCTGCAAATCTCGGCGCCGCGCGCGTCGCTGGCGGAGAGCATTCCCGCCGAACTTGCGCAGTTGATGCGCATGTACGTCGAGCCGTTGAAGGTGAAGCAGGAACGCAGGCGTACGGGCCGCGCTGCGATTCAGGCTGCAATGCGTTCGGAGTTCGAGCGCGCGGGCGTGTGGGCCATGATGCGCAAACGCATCGCTGCGTCGCTCTACACGCGGCCGGGTGACCCGATGAAGCTCGACTGCGGCTATCGCGCGGAAGTGAATGCGAGCGGGATCATTCGCATGTTTCAGGCAGTCTCGCTGGAAGGCGACGTGGACGGAGCGAAGGGCCTGGCATGGGCAGCGCCGCAACTGCGCGACGGCGTGCACCGCGTGGAGGGAACGGATCTCGAGCTGACAGCGATCGTCGAACCGTTGCGTGCTGTCTCTTCAGACGACGAGAACGAAGCCATCGACCGATACCGCTTCGGCGTAGAAACAATGGAGCACGAGGCTATTCGCGTGGTGACGCTGAGCG
- a CDS encoding terminase — translation MWAIRAKREPHCLSAFIHGIPIATQQTFGEPMKDVEALLCLGREIAHDPEAMIHAIDRYIKVRSRTGEIVALTANPAQCAFEAARGQKNIVLKARQMGITTWIAARFFMKTITARGVLTVQVAHTREAAEGIFRMVQRFWEHLPDEWREGPLRRSRANVGQMCFPELDSEFRIVSAGDPGAGRGLSIQNLHLSEVSRWPGDAAEALAGLRAALAPAGELVIESTPNGAGGCFYDEWSRASMNDTAQHFFPWWLEPEYVSTSVTESGYTREEQALVATHGLSPRQIGFRRSLESSFHGLRAQEYAEDAVSCFRASGNCCFAVETIFKRLDELPTPVAQQDATLYWLPAIAGKQYIVAVDSAGGGADGDYAAVQVIEREKGLQCAELRERLNPLQLAQASAQLAREFNNALIAVERNNHGAAVLAYLESGERYTNLYAQNALAGWLTSAASKPTMIARLGALLVESPEIFYSRRLLEECRTYNNMPNGATGAASGSHDDCVMAMAVAQAVRAEMLTKAGT, via the coding sequence ATGTGGGCCATCCGCGCGAAGCGCGAACCGCATTGCTTGAGTGCATTCATTCACGGCATACCAATCGCAACGCAACAAACATTCGGTGAACCAATGAAAGATGTAGAAGCCCTCCTCTGCCTGGGCCGCGAGATCGCGCATGACCCGGAGGCGATGATTCACGCAATCGATCGGTACATCAAAGTCCGCAGCCGCACTGGAGAGATCGTTGCTCTTACTGCCAACCCCGCACAGTGCGCCTTCGAGGCCGCGCGCGGACAAAAAAATATTGTGCTGAAGGCCCGGCAGATGGGAATCACCACCTGGATCGCCGCGCGCTTCTTTATGAAGACCATCACCGCGCGCGGCGTGCTGACCGTGCAGGTGGCGCACACGCGCGAGGCCGCGGAGGGGATCTTCCGCATGGTGCAGCGCTTCTGGGAGCACCTGCCCGACGAGTGGCGCGAGGGTCCATTGCGCCGCAGCCGCGCCAACGTTGGACAGATGTGTTTTCCGGAGCTGGACAGCGAGTTCCGCATCGTCAGCGCGGGCGACCCCGGCGCGGGGCGCGGGCTCTCCATCCAGAACCTGCACCTGAGCGAGGTGAGCCGCTGGCCGGGCGACGCGGCGGAGGCGCTCGCGGGTCTGCGCGCGGCGCTGGCGCCGGCTGGAGAGTTGGTGATCGAGTCCACGCCCAACGGCGCGGGCGGCTGCTTCTACGACGAGTGGAGCCGCGCCAGTATGAACGATACCGCCCAGCACTTTTTTCCCTGGTGGCTGGAACCGGAATATGTATCCACATCGGTTACAGAATCCGGGTACACCCGGGAAGAGCAGGCGCTGGTTGCCACGCACGGCCTGTCGCCGCGGCAGATCGGCTTTCGCCGCTCGCTGGAATCGAGCTTCCACGGCCTGCGCGCGCAGGAGTACGCCGAGGACGCCGTCTCCTGCTTCAGGGCCAGCGGCAACTGCTGCTTCGCGGTTGAGACGATCTTCAAGCGGCTCGACGAGCTTCCAACGCCGGTCGCGCAACAGGACGCGACGCTCTACTGGCTGCCTGCGATTGCGGGCAAGCAGTACATCGTCGCCGTCGACTCGGCGGGTGGCGGCGCGGACGGCGACTATGCAGCCGTGCAGGTGATCGAGCGCGAGAAGGGATTGCAGTGCGCGGAGCTGAGGGAGAGGCTCAATCCGCTGCAACTCGCACAGGCCTCCGCGCAGCTTGCTCGCGAGTTTAACAACGCGCTGATCGCAGTCGAACGCAACAATCACGGGGCGGCCGTGCTGGCGTATCTCGAAAGCGGGGAGAGATACACAAACCTCTACGCGCAGAATGCGCTCGCAGGCTGGCTGACCAGCGCGGCAAGCAAGCCCACGATGATTGCGCGGCTGGGAGCGCTGCTGGTGGAGTCGCCGGAGATCTTCTACTCGCGCCGCCTGCTGGAGGAGTGCCGCACCTACAACAACATGCCCAATGGAGCCACAGGCGCGGCTTCGGGCTCGCACGACGACTGCGTGATGGCAATGGCCGTGGCGCAGGCGGTGAGAGCGGAGATGCTGACGAAGGCGGGGACTTAG
- a CDS encoding phosphatidylinositol kinase — MYPALTNAEEFTGLAVLAVQAIRRMRGGAQSQLMLGADGKLWVVKFQNNPQHLRVLANELIATRLAAAIGLSVPNSDVVEVTQWLIANTPAMRLEGLSEQRRPYTAGLQFGSQFVGGLMPGQVLDYLPEPQLEEVRNLREFAGILCIDKWTGNSNGRQAVFERRPRERRYRASFIDQGFCFNAGEWNFLDSPLRGVYQRNLVYAGATGWKSFEPWLTRVEEMRPDALWRIAEVVPPEWYANDAPALERLMEQLLARRERVREMIAAFRDSTRNPFPLWNTSASVTVPRQFAAINSSEGLVM, encoded by the coding sequence ATGTATCCTGCTCTAACAAACGCAGAGGAGTTCACCGGCTTGGCAGTGCTTGCAGTACAGGCGATTCGAAGGATGCGCGGCGGGGCGCAGAGCCAGTTGATGCTGGGCGCGGACGGCAAGCTGTGGGTCGTGAAGTTCCAGAACAATCCGCAGCACCTGCGCGTGCTGGCCAACGAGCTGATCGCCACGCGCCTTGCCGCAGCAATTGGACTGAGCGTACCGAACAGCGATGTCGTCGAGGTGACCCAGTGGCTGATCGCCAACACGCCGGCGATGCGCCTGGAAGGCCTTAGCGAACAGCGACGGCCGTACACCGCGGGGCTTCAGTTTGGCTCGCAGTTCGTCGGCGGGCTGATGCCGGGACAGGTCCTTGACTACCTGCCGGAGCCGCAGCTTGAGGAGGTGCGCAACCTGCGCGAGTTCGCGGGCATCCTGTGCATCGACAAGTGGACCGGCAACTCGAACGGCCGCCAGGCGGTCTTCGAGCGCAGGCCACGCGAACGCCGGTATCGCGCCAGCTTTATCGACCAGGGGTTCTGCTTCAACGCAGGCGAGTGGAATTTTCTCGACTCGCCGTTGCGCGGCGTCTACCAACGCAACCTGGTCTACGCCGGGGCGACCGGCTGGAAGAGCTTCGAGCCGTGGCTGACGCGCGTGGAGGAGATGCGCCCCGACGCGCTGTGGCGCATCGCGGAGGTCGTCCCGCCGGAGTGGTACGCGAACGACGCGCCTGCGCTGGAGCGTTTGATGGAGCAGTTGCTCGCGCGGCGCGAGCGAGTGCGCGAGATGATCGCGGCCTTCCGCGACTCCACGCGCAACCCGTTCCCATTGTGGAACACCAGCGCATCGGTCACGGTGCCACGACAGTTTGCAGCGATAAACAGCAGCGAAGGATTAGTAATGTAG
- a CDS encoding SGNH/GDSL hydrolase family protein translates to MHWIRRRGTAVSILLAAPVTLLAFAICALAQVVTTPVTDTIYRADGTPAGGTVIVSWPAFTTPSGQSIGAGSTSAVIGAGGLLSVPLTPNAGAMPLGTYYTVVYHLDDGSVNREYWVVPASSSPVHISAIRSTVLPTSVAMQAVSKSYVDTAIAAAVAGHPLDTSNPYVLKAGDTMTGPLVLAGDPTAAPQAATKSYVDTAITAVASGISQKVSTLPFTTQTVAQPPATELQVNRMNGTRYASQFQSGRGDNGIANAASNGECASGCDIVAEQSYGSTETYTPSQWNDQTHVEDRRLGGRRDSYLNPENALTPGTETGQVINVTSTRGGAAVHQLSGNQVPASIGLAIDHVALTGGQNQFPEKIGAVPYFKTNYSALTVNGTYNTQGQHVLAPMATNCFGVGDCLIGSQFILASGGVRDSADEGAHPFDLQIREDSRVFAGTCALSCTTGASSVTVNATVDAGTQGDGRFLIDTNPAKVLTAGSLVGPGISAPNASVSFTGTSFPVSTFFSIAAAVPSQSNNLAPGTVTVAIATTGLPSGFASNTAAAPASSGVACISDPSVASGGIEDFETANYTVVDGTHLQFTLNKAHFANATVAIGGLCGYGLEQTVDTASRIRQVFPVIGSYSATGLYYSGGATEVAGLMDKTTGYANILLTVASAVRNGNVVTLTTAGNMNYDLNGLTVNVTGMTDSSYNGSFAVTTTGPNTLTYAQTGANSTSSGGSVSLLTGGYALYPMAEVLSVMNPATKLVDGTMQLAPNTVAWAAGDTVEQPHYHQQKVAADLEYVSQIAPRPDNYQQAGIQYEGNNGPGLHGWVIRNATPATSYFGNGGTHAAPDMAYFADGIWKRTMVAQAGEQSVFSIHCNSHGCGRWNSGYNLFELDSNAGVDTFSFQPQTSAFNMSLRGTGYSFTPQAFTAGTINAGTLNATTINGSVAASQLPVFHASGASHAPGAVPDPGATAGTTRYLREDGTWATPVGGGTTGSSVSVPQGATADYDFMQGSGSVLTDKSGNGNNGALGTGAAAPNWVSTGLHFPAGSNVALPAALNGTRTVVAAVYLDPLVNAPANTNWPAIMTSSMGSNGLNLMLFYSIGGDNYSLVFSPSVWSNGGSTTVGDARFSGFHIVAYVTGSTADSTVDQLYIDGNEVGGYRTQGRSAGAQSSGNLFLGASGAGYWTGGASETMYRVLTYASALTPEQVRSATAAVRSDIVTRGVAVAPPVTRPIAPQLHAIGDSITYGAGVSSPWPSLLSLTGQPAYTIRNWGISGIKAIEVNGTESNRAALSCRTSTGASSVAVLLLGTNDFGYGTRTAEEVFREIAGEIGTLKDAGCTVFVGTMLSRPGTDPNGNTGDVNKDNLDNMILQRAKLAGAAGVVDFAANPLLGADGANLGASFQGDHLHPTQTGQQMMATAASNTLNYYFGYTLTNANAVTASTYTLASGDGAVTAAITANAAWTMPDCTGPSGAEYTITNPQSAYTLTITGQPNQPINGLATPVTVPANATVTLHDVPNPKNVSGCHWAM, encoded by the coding sequence ATGCACTGGATACGACGACGTGGGACCGCTGTGAGCATACTGCTCGCCGCTCCCGTCACGCTTCTAGCGTTCGCCATCTGCGCGCTCGCACAGGTTGTAACTACACCGGTTACAGATACGATCTACCGGGCCGACGGAACGCCGGCAGGCGGGACCGTGATCGTGAGCTGGCCAGCCTTTACCACGCCGAGCGGCCAGTCGATCGGCGCGGGCAGCACCTCTGCCGTGATCGGCGCGGGCGGCCTGCTAAGCGTGCCGTTGACGCCCAACGCGGGCGCGATGCCGCTGGGCACCTACTACACCGTCGTCTATCACCTCGACGACGGCAGCGTGAACCGCGAGTACTGGGTGGTCCCGGCAAGTTCTTCGCCGGTGCATATCAGCGCCATCCGCTCGACGGTACTGCCCACGTCGGTTGCCATGCAGGCCGTCAGCAAGAGCTATGTCGATACGGCGATCGCCGCCGCTGTCGCCGGGCATCCGCTCGACACCTCGAACCCCTACGTGCTGAAGGCCGGCGACACCATGACCGGCCCGCTCGTGCTCGCAGGCGATCCCACGGCAGCGCCGCAGGCTGCGACGAAGAGCTACGTCGATACGGCCATCACCGCCGTCGCGTCGGGTATCTCGCAGAAGGTCTCCACGCTGCCATTTACAACGCAGACCGTGGCCCAGCCTCCCGCGACCGAGCTCCAGGTGAACCGCATGAACGGCACCAGGTACGCCAGCCAGTTCCAGAGCGGACGCGGCGACAACGGCATCGCCAACGCAGCCTCCAATGGCGAGTGCGCCTCCGGCTGCGACATCGTCGCCGAGCAAAGCTACGGCTCCACCGAGACTTATACGCCATCGCAATGGAACGACCAGACCCACGTCGAAGACCGCCGTCTTGGCGGCCGTCGCGACAGCTACCTGAACCCCGAGAATGCACTGACCCCGGGCACCGAGACGGGGCAGGTCATCAACGTGACCTCCACGCGCGGTGGAGCGGCCGTTCACCAGCTCAGCGGCAACCAGGTCCCTGCCTCCATCGGCCTTGCCATCGACCACGTCGCCCTTACCGGCGGCCAGAACCAGTTTCCCGAGAAGATTGGCGCCGTCCCGTACTTCAAGACGAACTATAGCGCGCTGACCGTCAACGGCACATATAACACGCAGGGGCAACATGTGCTCGCGCCCATGGCGACCAACTGCTTTGGCGTTGGAGACTGCCTTATCGGCAGCCAGTTCATCCTGGCTTCGGGCGGCGTGCGCGACTCCGCCGACGAAGGCGCGCACCCCTTCGACCTCCAGATCCGCGAGGACTCCCGCGTCTTTGCGGGCACCTGCGCCCTCTCCTGCACCACCGGAGCGTCGTCGGTGACGGTGAACGCAACCGTCGACGCAGGCACGCAGGGCGACGGGCGCTTTCTCATCGATACCAATCCCGCCAAGGTGCTCACCGCGGGCTCGCTCGTCGGCCCCGGCATCAGCGCACCCAACGCCTCGGTATCTTTCACCGGAACAAGTTTTCCCGTCAGCACCTTCTTCAGCATCGCCGCGGCGGTGCCATCGCAGTCCAACAACCTTGCCCCCGGCACGGTCACGGTGGCGATTGCCACGACGGGACTGCCCTCCGGCTTTGCCTCCAACACAGCAGCAGCGCCCGCATCGAGCGGGGTCGCCTGCATCTCCGATCCCTCGGTCGCCTCGGGAGGAATCGAAGACTTCGAGACGGCCAACTACACCGTGGTTGATGGAACGCATCTTCAGTTCACGCTCAACAAGGCGCACTTCGCCAACGCAACGGTCGCCATCGGCGGCCTGTGCGGCTATGGACTGGAGCAGACGGTCGATACCGCGAGCCGCATCCGTCAGGTCTTTCCCGTCATCGGCTCCTACTCGGCCACCGGCCTTTACTACTCCGGCGGAGCGACGGAGGTCGCGGGTTTGATGGACAAGACCACGGGCTATGCCAACATCTTGCTTACCGTCGCCTCGGCCGTGCGCAACGGCAACGTCGTTACGCTGACGACGGCGGGCAACATGAACTACGACCTGAACGGGCTTACGGTCAACGTGACGGGCATGACCGACTCAAGCTACAACGGCAGCTTCGCCGTCACCACGACTGGCCCCAACACACTGACCTACGCGCAGACGGGAGCCAACAGCACCAGCAGCGGAGGCAGCGTTTCGCTGCTCACCGGCGGCTATGCGCTCTATCCCATGGCCGAGGTGCTCAGCGTGATGAACCCGGCAACCAAACTGGTGGATGGGACTATGCAGCTTGCCCCGAACACGGTTGCGTGGGCCGCGGGCGACACCGTGGAGCAGCCGCACTACCACCAGCAGAAGGTGGCCGCCGACCTGGAGTACGTCTCCCAGATCGCGCCGCGCCCCGACAACTACCAGCAGGCAGGCATTCAGTACGAAGGCAACAACGGCCCCGGCCTGCACGGCTGGGTTATCCGCAACGCGACACCTGCCACGAGCTACTTCGGCAACGGAGGCACTCACGCCGCTCCCGACATGGCCTACTTCGCCGACGGTATCTGGAAGCGGACGATGGTGGCGCAGGCCGGGGAACAGAGCGTCTTCAGCATCCACTGCAACTCGCACGGCTGCGGCAGGTGGAACTCCGGCTACAACCTGTTTGAGCTGGACTCCAACGCAGGCGTGGACACGTTCAGCTTCCAGCCGCAGACCAGCGCATTCAACATGAGCCTGCGCGGCACCGGCTACAGCTTTACGCCGCAGGCATTCACCGCCGGAACCATCAACGCCGGAACGCTGAACGCAACGACCATCAATGGCTCCGTCGCGGCATCGCAGCTTCCCGTCTTCCACGCATCGGGCGCCTCTCATGCGCCGGGCGCAGTGCCTGACCCTGGAGCGACGGCGGGCACAACGCGCTACCTGCGCGAAGACGGCACATGGGCCACTCCGGTTGGCGGAGGCACCACGGGCTCCAGCGTCAGCGTGCCGCAGGGCGCAACTGCCGACTACGACTTCATGCAGGGCTCGGGCTCCGTGCTCACCGACAAGAGCGGCAACGGCAACAACGGCGCGCTGGGTACGGGAGCGGCCGCGCCGAACTGGGTCAGCACCGGCCTGCACTTCCCCGCAGGCTCCAACGTCGCCCTGCCGGCGGCGTTGAACGGCACCCGGACCGTCGTCGCTGCGGTATACCTCGATCCGCTGGTCAACGCTCCGGCAAATACAAACTGGCCGGCGATCATGACCAGCAGCATGGGATCGAACGGGCTGAATCTCATGCTCTTCTACTCGATCGGCGGAGACAACTACTCGCTGGTCTTCAGCCCATCGGTGTGGAGCAACGGCGGTTCGACGACGGTCGGCGATGCCAGGTTCTCGGGCTTCCACATCGTCGCATATGTCACGGGCAGCACGGCCGACTCGACGGTCGACCAGCTCTACATCGACGGCAACGAAGTAGGCGGCTACCGAACGCAGGGCCGCTCCGCCGGCGCGCAGAGCAGCGGAAACCTCTTCCTCGGCGCCAGCGGCGCGGGCTACTGGACCGGAGGCGCGAGCGAGACCATGTACCGCGTGCTGACCTACGCAAGCGCGCTGACCCCCGAGCAGGTACGCTCGGCGACCGCCGCAGTTCGCTCTGACATCGTCACGCGAGGCGTCGCGGTGGCACCGCCGGTCACGCGCCCCATTGCGCCACAGCTGCATGCCATCGGCGATTCGATCACCTACGGCGCAGGCGTCTCTTCGCCGTGGCCGTCGTTGCTGTCGCTCACCGGCCAGCCCGCATACACCATCAGGAACTGGGGCATCAGCGGAATCAAAGCCATCGAGGTGAACGGCACGGAGTCCAACCGCGCGGCGCTAAGCTGCAGGACATCGACGGGCGCAAGCTCGGTCGCGGTCCTCCTGCTCGGCACCAACGACTTCGGCTACGGCACGCGCACCGCCGAAGAGGTCTTCCGCGAGATCGCCGGCGAGATCGGCACACTCAAGGACGCAGGCTGCACTGTCTTCGTTGGCACGATGCTCTCGCGACCAGGCACCGACCCGAACGGCAACACGGGCGATGTGAACAAGGACAACCTCGACAACATGATTCTGCAACGCGCAAAGCTGGCGGGGGCGGCCGGCGTCGTCGACTTCGCGGCAAACCCGCTGCTGGGCGCCGATGGCGCGAACCTTGGAGCATCGTTCCAGGGCGACCATCTGCACCCCACGCAGACCGGACAGCAGATGATGGCGACCGCGGCCAGCAATACGCTGAACTACTACTTCGGCTACACGCTGACCAACGCGAACGCTGTCACCGCCTCCACCTACACGCTGGCCAGTGGAGATGGCGCCGTGACCGCGGCCATCACCGCCAACGCCGCATGGACCATGCCCGACTGCACCGGACCGAGCGGGGCGGAGTACACCATCACCAACCCGCAGTCGGCCTACACACTGACCATCACGGGACAGCCCAACCAGCCGATCAACGGACTCGCGACACCAGTCACGGTTCCCGCGAACGCAACCGTGACGCTGCATGACGTGCCCAACCCGAAGAACGTGTCGGGGTGCCACTGGGCGATGTAA